One window of Pseudochaenichthys georgianus chromosome 18, fPseGeo1.2, whole genome shotgun sequence genomic DNA carries:
- the slc10a7 gene encoding sodium/bile acid cotransporter 7 isoform X2, translating into MGLLARVRKEWFIIGIVLVILSAKLQPSIGVRGGPLKPEITIAYFAVSLIFFNSGLSLKTEELTSALLHGRLHLFVQSFTLVFFPLAVWLLLQVLSLSSIDQWLLRGLQTVSCMPPPVSSAVILTKAVGGNEAAAIFNSAFGSFLGIIVTPLLLLLFLGSSSSVPFSSIFSQLFMTVVVPLILGQVCRGFLREYLDRRKLPFSTVSSVVLLLIIFTTFCDTFSNPSIELEPSSLFIIVIIIFSIQLSFMLLTFALSTRSGAGFSPADTVAIIFCSTHKSLTLGIPMLKIVFEGYEHLSLISVPLLIYHPAQILLGSILVPSIKSWMSSRQKSSLLLR; encoded by the exons GTCCATTAAAGCCGGAGATCACCATCGCCTACTTCGCCGTCTCGCTCATATTCTTCAACAGCGGCCTGTCACTGAAAACAGAG gaGCTGACCAGTGCGCTGCTTCACGGTCGACTGCACCTCTTCGTCCAGTCCTTCACCCTCGTCTTCTTCCCGCTCGCCGTCTGGCTGCTGCTCCAAGTCCTCTCCCTCTCCAGCATCGACCAATGGCTgctcagagg GTTACAGACTGTGAGCTGCATGCCCCCCCCGGTCTCTTCGGCCGTTATCCTCACCAAGGCTGTCGGAGGCAacgag gCTGCTGCCATCTTTAACTCAGCGTTCGGGAGTTTCCTG GGGATCATCGTCaccccgctgctgctgctgctcttt CTCGGCTCCTCGTCCTCCGTGCCGTTCTCCTCCATCTTCTCTCAGCTCTTCATGACGGTGGTGGTTCCTCTGATCCTcggtcag gtgtgtcggGGCTTCCTCAGAGAGTACCTGGACAGGAGGAAGCTTCCCTTCAGCACGGTCAGCAGTGTGGTGCTCCtcctcatcatcttcaccacctTCTGCGACACCTTCAGTAACCCCAGCATCGAGCTGGAGCCCAGCAGCCTcttcatcatcgtcatcatca TCTTCTCCATTCAGCTGAGCTTCATGCTGCTCACCTTCGCCCTCTCCACCAG GTCGGGGGCCGGATTCAGCCCCGCAGACACCGTCGCCATCATCTTCTGCTCCACACACAAGTCCCTCACTctgg GCATCCCGATGCTGAAGATCGTGTTCGAGGGCTACGAGCACCTCTCCCTGATCTCCGTCCCGCTGCTGATCTATCACCCAGCTCAGATCCTGCTGGGGTCAATACTGGTACCGAGCATCAAGAGCTGGATGAGCAGCAGGcagaag TCTAGTCTGTTGTTGAGATAG
- the slc10a7 gene encoding sodium/bile acid cotransporter 7 isoform X1: MGLLARVRKEWFIIGIVLVILSAKLQPSIGVRGGPLKPEITIAYFAVSLIFFNSGLSLKTEELTSALLHGRLHLFVQSFTLVFFPLAVWLLLQVLSLSSIDQWLLRGLQTVSCMPPPVSSAVILTKAVGGNEAAAIFNSAFGSFLGIIVTPLLLLLFLGSSSSVPFSSIFSQLFMTVVVPLILGQVCRGFLREYLDRRKLPFSTVSSVVLLLIIFTTFCDTFSNPSIELEPSSLFIIVIIIFSIQLSFMLLTFALSTRSGAGFSPADTVAIIFCSTHKSLTLGIPMLKIVFEGYEHLSLISVPLLIYHPAQILLGSILVPSIKSWMSSRQKAVKLSALQPV, translated from the exons GTCCATTAAAGCCGGAGATCACCATCGCCTACTTCGCCGTCTCGCTCATATTCTTCAACAGCGGCCTGTCACTGAAAACAGAG gaGCTGACCAGTGCGCTGCTTCACGGTCGACTGCACCTCTTCGTCCAGTCCTTCACCCTCGTCTTCTTCCCGCTCGCCGTCTGGCTGCTGCTCCAAGTCCTCTCCCTCTCCAGCATCGACCAATGGCTgctcagagg GTTACAGACTGTGAGCTGCATGCCCCCCCCGGTCTCTTCGGCCGTTATCCTCACCAAGGCTGTCGGAGGCAacgag gCTGCTGCCATCTTTAACTCAGCGTTCGGGAGTTTCCTG GGGATCATCGTCaccccgctgctgctgctgctcttt CTCGGCTCCTCGTCCTCCGTGCCGTTCTCCTCCATCTTCTCTCAGCTCTTCATGACGGTGGTGGTTCCTCTGATCCTcggtcag gtgtgtcggGGCTTCCTCAGAGAGTACCTGGACAGGAGGAAGCTTCCCTTCAGCACGGTCAGCAGTGTGGTGCTCCtcctcatcatcttcaccacctTCTGCGACACCTTCAGTAACCCCAGCATCGAGCTGGAGCCCAGCAGCCTcttcatcatcgtcatcatca TCTTCTCCATTCAGCTGAGCTTCATGCTGCTCACCTTCGCCCTCTCCACCAG GTCGGGGGCCGGATTCAGCCCCGCAGACACCGTCGCCATCATCTTCTGCTCCACACACAAGTCCCTCACTctgg GCATCCCGATGCTGAAGATCGTGTTCGAGGGCTACGAGCACCTCTCCCTGATCTCCGTCCCGCTGCTGATCTATCACCCAGCTCAGATCCTGCTGGGGTCAATACTGGTACCGAGCATCAAGAGCTGGATGAGCAGCAGGcagaag GCGGTGAAACTGTCGGCTCTGCAGCCGGTGTGA